One Halioglobus japonicus DNA segment encodes these proteins:
- the trpC gene encoding indole-3-glycerol phosphate synthase TrpC, with the protein MAVNTPTILRNILARKAEEVRERRAKRSLSDLESQLAYQDGPRGFAGALAAKVAQAQPAVIAEAKRASPSQGVIREDFQPAQIAASYQAGGATCLSVLTDIDFFQGADEYLKKARAACDLPVIRKDFTVDPYQVIEARAIGADAVLLIVAALDDVQMEELATTAVEAGLDVLVEVHDRAELDRALELGTPLVGINNRDLHTFHMRLETTLELLPHIPGDRVVVTESGIHTPADVAVMREQNVHAFLVGEAFMRADEPGEKLRELFF; encoded by the coding sequence ATGGCAGTGAATACCCCCACCATTTTGCGCAACATTCTGGCGCGTAAGGCCGAAGAGGTGCGCGAGCGCCGGGCCAAGCGCTCCCTGTCGGATCTCGAGAGTCAGCTCGCTTATCAGGATGGACCGCGCGGTTTCGCCGGTGCGCTCGCCGCCAAAGTGGCCCAGGCTCAGCCTGCAGTCATTGCCGAGGCCAAGCGCGCTTCACCCAGCCAGGGTGTCATCCGCGAGGATTTTCAGCCCGCCCAGATCGCGGCCAGTTACCAGGCCGGTGGCGCCACCTGCCTGTCAGTTCTCACCGATATCGATTTTTTCCAGGGGGCCGACGAGTACCTCAAGAAGGCGCGTGCTGCCTGTGACCTGCCTGTAATCCGCAAAGACTTCACTGTCGATCCGTATCAGGTGATAGAGGCGCGAGCCATCGGTGCCGATGCCGTGCTGCTCATTGTGGCGGCGCTGGATGACGTGCAAATGGAAGAGTTGGCCACCACGGCCGTAGAAGCGGGGCTTGATGTGCTCGTTGAAGTGCATGACCGGGCCGAACTTGACCGTGCTCTGGAACTGGGCACGCCCCTGGTGGGAATTAACAACCGCGATCTGCACACCTTTCATATGCGGCTGGAGACCACGCTGGAGTTGCTACCGCATATCCCCGGGGATCGCGTGGTGGTAACCGAGAGCGGTATCCACACGCCGGCAGATGTTGCCGTTATGCGCGAGCAGAACGTTCATGCATTCCTGGTGGGTGAGGCGTTTATGCGTGCTGATGAGCCCGGCGAGAAACTGCGCGAGTTGTTCTTCTGA
- the trpD gene encoding anthranilate phosphoribosyltransferase, with the protein MDIQQAITALVAGENLDREAMAGVMRQVMSGDATDAQIGGLLVALRIKGETTDEIAGAAQVMRELATSVEVDCEHLVDLVGTGGDGANLFNVSTASTFVVAAAGAHVAKHGNRGVSSSSGSSDVLETLGMPLDLSPDQTARAIEEMGLGFMFAPAHHSAMRYAIGPRRELGMRTVFNVLGPLTNPAGVKRQVIGVFAEELCELMAKVSQTLGAEQVMIVHSEDGLDEISIAAPTKVAELRAGSLSTYTIQPEDFGMSRRSLDGLSVQDSRASAQLIRNALSGAESEAADKARDIIALNAGATIYTAGIAATLADGVAMAQDLMASGQANEKLNGFIDFTQLMRGKAN; encoded by the coding sequence ATGGATATTCAGCAGGCGATTACCGCCCTGGTGGCAGGCGAAAATCTGGACCGCGAGGCCATGGCCGGCGTTATGCGCCAGGTCATGTCGGGCGATGCCACTGATGCGCAGATTGGCGGCCTGCTGGTGGCCCTGCGTATTAAGGGTGAAACCACGGATGAAATTGCCGGCGCTGCCCAGGTCATGCGCGAACTGGCGACGTCGGTCGAGGTGGATTGCGAGCATCTGGTCGATCTGGTGGGCACCGGGGGTGATGGTGCGAACCTCTTCAATGTCTCTACCGCTTCCACCTTTGTGGTCGCCGCAGCGGGAGCCCATGTCGCCAAGCACGGCAATCGTGGTGTGTCCAGCAGCAGTGGTAGCTCCGACGTACTGGAAACGCTGGGTATGCCGCTGGATTTAAGCCCTGATCAGACCGCGCGAGCGATTGAAGAAATGGGCCTTGGCTTTATGTTTGCGCCGGCCCATCACAGCGCCATGCGTTATGCGATTGGCCCTCGTCGGGAGCTTGGCATGCGCACGGTATTCAATGTGCTGGGGCCGCTCACCAACCCGGCTGGGGTGAAGCGCCAGGTCATCGGTGTTTTTGCCGAGGAGCTGTGCGAGCTGATGGCGAAGGTCTCGCAGACCCTGGGTGCAGAGCAGGTCATGATTGTCCACTCCGAGGATGGCCTGGACGAAATCTCTATTGCCGCACCCACCAAGGTGGCCGAATTGCGTGCCGGCAGCCTGTCTACCTACACTATTCAGCCTGAGGATTTCGGCATGAGCCGGCGCAGTCTCGACGGCCTCAGCGTGCAGGACTCCCGGGCGTCCGCGCAGTTGATTCGCAATGCGTTGTCAGGCGCTGAAAGCGAAGCAGCCGACAAGGCGCGGGATATCATTGCCCTCAACGCCGGCGCTACGATTTATACGGCGGGTATTGCCGCCACCCTGGCCGACGGTGTTGCGATGGCACAGGATTTAATGGCCTCCGGCCAGGCCAATGAAAAACTGAATGGATTCATCGACTTCACCCAGCTGATGCGGGGCAAGGCGAACTAA
- a CDS encoding anthranilate synthase component II has translation MLLMIDNYDSFTYNVVQYLGELGADVHVVRNDEIAVADIAALAPEKIVISPGPCTPNEAGVSMEVIREYAGKLPILGICLGHQSIGQVFGGDVVRARQVMHGKTSPVHHRGEGVFRRLSQPFEATRYHSLVVARDTLPDCLEITAWTETESGEMDEIMGLRHRELAIEGVQFHPESILTAHGHDLLRNFLEQ, from the coding sequence ATGCTGTTAATGATCGACAACTACGACTCCTTTACCTACAACGTGGTGCAGTACCTGGGCGAGCTCGGAGCCGATGTGCATGTAGTGCGCAATGACGAGATTGCCGTGGCTGACATCGCTGCGTTGGCACCCGAGAAAATCGTGATCTCTCCCGGCCCCTGTACCCCCAATGAAGCCGGCGTCTCCATGGAGGTCATCCGCGAGTACGCCGGCAAACTGCCTATTCTAGGGATTTGCCTGGGTCACCAGAGCATTGGCCAGGTCTTTGGCGGCGATGTGGTGCGCGCACGCCAGGTCATGCACGGTAAAACCTCGCCGGTTCATCACCGCGGCGAGGGGGTCTTCCGGCGCCTGAGCCAGCCTTTCGAAGCCACCCGCTATCACAGCCTGGTTGTGGCTCGCGACACGCTGCCCGACTGTCTGGAGATTACTGCCTGGACCGAAACCGAGTCTGGCGAGATGGATGAAATCATGGGCCTGCGCCATCGCGAGCTGGCCATCGAGGGGGTGCAATTTCACCCCGAATCAATTTTGACTGCGCACGGGCACGATCTGCTGCGCAACTTCCTGGAGCAATAA
- the trpE gene encoding anthranilate synthase component I codes for MNPQDFAALAAQDYNRIPVSIEVLADLETPISAYRKLAEGPYSFFFESVQGGEKWGRYSIIGLPCRTVLKVFGYRAETWVDGELTESEEVADPLAYAEAFQGRYRTAPREDLPVFHGGLVGYFGYDTVRYVEPRLRAGTPEDDLGNPDILLMVADEVLVFDNLAGTIRLIVNVDPAEPDALQAAEARLQALVLRLPEPMPALPPVVLDAADSANLEQQADSHFTEEAYFEAVDKVKEYVLAGDVMQVVPSQRMSVPFDAPPLNLYRALRNLNPSPYMYYLDLEDFHIVGSSPEILARVEKGLVTVRPIAGTRRRGYTAEEDKALEEELLADPKEIAEHLMLIDLGRNDVGRIAETGSVELTDKMVVERYSHVMHIVSNVTGELKGQKSAIDVLRATLPAGTLSGAPKIRAMEIIDELEPVKRGVYGGAVGYISWAGDMDTAIAIRTAVIKNGRLYVQAGGGVVADSVPRLEWKETHNKARAMFRAASMVLAGEAD; via the coding sequence ATGAATCCGCAGGACTTTGCCGCGCTGGCGGCACAAGACTACAACCGTATCCCGGTCAGCATTGAAGTGCTGGCCGATCTGGAAACACCCATCAGCGCCTACCGCAAACTGGCGGAAGGGCCTTATTCCTTCTTCTTTGAATCTGTTCAGGGCGGCGAAAAGTGGGGCCGGTACTCCATTATTGGGCTGCCCTGCCGCACGGTACTGAAGGTGTTCGGTTACCGCGCCGAGACCTGGGTCGACGGTGAACTCACCGAGAGTGAGGAAGTGGCTGATCCGCTGGCCTATGCCGAAGCTTTCCAGGGCCGCTATCGCACCGCGCCCCGGGAAGATCTTCCCGTGTTCCACGGCGGACTGGTCGGCTACTTTGGCTATGATACCGTGCGCTACGTTGAGCCGCGCCTGCGCGCCGGTACGCCGGAAGACGATCTGGGTAACCCGGATATTCTGCTTATGGTGGCAGACGAGGTACTGGTGTTTGACAATCTCGCCGGCACGATCCGCCTGATCGTCAATGTCGATCCCGCTGAACCGGATGCATTGCAGGCCGCAGAAGCGCGCTTGCAGGCATTGGTGCTACGTTTGCCCGAACCCATGCCGGCACTGCCCCCGGTAGTGCTGGATGCCGCCGATAGCGCCAACCTGGAACAGCAGGCCGATTCCCACTTCACCGAAGAGGCTTACTTTGAGGCCGTCGACAAGGTGAAGGAATATGTGCTCGCCGGCGATGTTATGCAGGTAGTGCCCTCGCAGCGTATGAGCGTGCCCTTTGATGCCCCGCCGTTGAACCTGTATCGCGCCCTGCGCAACCTCAATCCCTCGCCGTACATGTACTACCTCGATCTCGAGGATTTCCATATAGTCGGTTCCTCGCCGGAAATCCTCGCCCGCGTAGAGAAAGGCCTGGTCACCGTGCGCCCGATAGCCGGCACCCGCCGCCGGGGCTATACCGCAGAGGAAGACAAGGCGCTGGAAGAGGAGCTGTTGGCAGATCCCAAGGAAATCGCCGAGCACCTGATGCTGATCGACCTGGGGCGCAACGATGTCGGGCGCATTGCCGAAACCGGTTCGGTGGAGCTCACCGACAAGATGGTGGTCGAGCGCTACTCGCATGTCATGCACATCGTGTCCAATGTGACCGGTGAGCTCAAAGGCCAGAAGTCAGCCATTGATGTGCTGCGGGCCACGCTACCTGCTGGGACCCTCAGCGGCGCGCCGAAAATCCGCGCCATGGAAATCATCGATGAACTCGAGCCGGTGAAGCGTGGTGTCTACGGCGGTGCTGTGGGCTACATCTCCTGGGCCGGCGATATGGATACCGCGATTGCCATCCGTACCGCGGTGATCAAGAACGGTCGCCTATACGTGCAGGCCGGTGGCGGCGTGGTGGCCGATTCCGTGCCGCGTCTGGAATGGAAGGAAACACACAACAAGGCCCGCGCCATGTTCCGCGCGGCATCCATGGTATTGGCAGGGGAGGCAGACTGA
- the rpe gene encoding ribulose-phosphate 3-epimerase, whose translation MADYLIAPSILSADFARLGEEVDNVLAAGADVVHFDVMDNHYVPNLTIGPMVCKALRNHGVTAPIDVHLMVQPVDRLIGDFAEAGATYITFHPDASTHVDRSLQMIRDAGCKSGLVFNPAMGLDALKYVMDKVDMILLMSVNPGFGGQSFIPGTLDKLREARALIDASGHDIRLEIDGGVSAKNIREIAAAGADTFVAGSAIFNQPDYAAVIAEMRAELAKV comes from the coding sequence ATGGCTGATTACCTGATCGCCCCCTCTATTCTCTCCGCCGATTTTGCCCGGCTCGGAGAGGAGGTCGACAATGTCCTCGCCGCCGGTGCCGACGTGGTGCACTTTGATGTGATGGACAATCACTATGTGCCGAATCTCACGATCGGCCCGATGGTTTGCAAGGCCCTGCGCAACCACGGTGTGACGGCGCCCATCGATGTGCATTTGATGGTGCAGCCGGTCGATCGCCTCATTGGCGATTTCGCCGAGGCGGGCGCAACCTACATCACCTTTCACCCGGACGCCTCCACCCACGTGGATCGCTCCCTGCAGATGATTCGCGACGCAGGCTGTAAATCGGGCCTGGTATTCAACCCCGCCATGGGCCTGGATGCGCTTAAGTACGTGATGGACAAGGTCGACATGATTCTCCTTATGTCGGTCAACCCCGGCTTTGGTGGTCAGTCGTTCATCCCGGGTACCCTCGACAAGTTGCGCGAGGCGCGGGCGCTGATTGACGCCTCTGGCCACGACATTCGCCTCGAGATTGACGGCGGTGTGTCGGCCAAGAATATTCGCGAGATCGCCGCTGCAGGCGCGGACACCTTTGTGGCGGGTTCCGCCATCTTTAACCAGCCCGATTACGCTGCAGTGATTGCTGAAATGCGGGCCGAGTTGGCTAAAGTCTAA
- a CDS encoding nucleotidyltransferase family protein gives MVINGDVWTDYPFERLREYTLAPWEQTHLVMVDNPEHHPLGDFCLDEAGRVSKRVGSRPGHTYAGVALFTPAFFAGLALAAWPCGRCWMRR, from the coding sequence ATGGTCATCAATGGCGATGTCTGGACCGATTACCCCTTTGAGCGCCTGCGCGAATACACCCTGGCACCCTGGGAGCAGACGCATCTGGTTATGGTCGATAACCCCGAACATCATCCCCTCGGTGATTTTTGCCTGGATGAGGCGGGGCGGGTCAGCAAGCGAGTGGGCAGTCGCCCCGGTCATACCTATGCCGGCGTGGCCCTCTTTACCCCGGCCTTCTTCGCTGGCCTGGCCCTGGCCGCCTGGCCCTGCGGCCGCTGCTGGATGCGGCGATAG
- a CDS encoding aminoglycoside phosphotransferase family protein has translation MRPTPTDLQPWALSELTRRGEGPAPSTEVAFAPLTGDASARRYYRLECGQAGYIVVDAPPATEKNREFLGVQQLLAAGNVRVPAVLASDLECGYWLLEDLGDRQLLAELNEDSVASRYGQAFQMLHQFGRLLPDDPTWAKYDHALFSEELSRFPEWFVGQMLGLASPPPSWQHLEAILIESALEQPRVLVHRDFHSRNLMILPSEALALIDFQDAVVGPACYDLVSLLRDCYVRWPADKVEAWALEYLAQAQQAGELVGVSPPQFLRWFDLMGLQRHIKVLGTFARLYLRDGKTAYLDDLPLVVSYVREMLARYGETPGPISEAAAWFESDVMAAVRQQPWGSAL, from the coding sequence ATGCGGCCAACGCCGACCGATCTGCAACCCTGGGCCCTGAGTGAGTTAACGCGTCGAGGCGAGGGTCCAGCGCCTTCGACCGAGGTGGCATTCGCGCCTCTGACCGGCGACGCCAGTGCGCGCCGCTACTATCGCCTCGAGTGCGGCCAGGCCGGCTATATTGTTGTCGATGCACCGCCTGCTACCGAGAAAAATCGCGAGTTCCTGGGCGTGCAGCAACTGTTGGCCGCGGGCAATGTGCGTGTGCCGGCGGTGCTGGCATCTGATCTCGAGTGCGGGTACTGGCTGCTGGAAGATCTGGGCGATCGGCAGTTGCTGGCGGAGCTCAATGAGGACTCGGTGGCGTCTCGGTATGGCCAGGCTTTCCAGATGTTGCACCAGTTCGGACGCCTGTTGCCGGATGATCCGACCTGGGCCAAATATGACCATGCGCTGTTCAGCGAAGAGCTGAGCCGGTTTCCCGAGTGGTTTGTCGGACAAATGCTCGGTCTGGCCTCACCGCCGCCGAGCTGGCAACACCTGGAAGCGATACTGATTGAAAGTGCCCTGGAGCAGCCCCGGGTGTTGGTGCATCGCGATTTTCACAGCCGCAATCTGATGATCCTGCCCTCCGAGGCGCTGGCGCTTATCGACTTCCAGGATGCCGTCGTCGGCCCCGCCTGTTATGACCTGGTGTCCTTGCTGCGCGATTGCTATGTGCGTTGGCCCGCGGACAAAGTCGAGGCCTGGGCCCTCGAGTATCTTGCCCAGGCCCAGCAGGCGGGCGAGCTTGTTGGCGTGTCGCCGCCGCAGTTTCTGCGCTGGTTTGATCTCATGGGGCTGCAGCGACACATCAAGGTGTTGGGCACATTCGCGCGCCTGTATTTGCGCGACGGCAAGACCGCTTACCTAGATGACCTGCCACTGGTGGTCAGCTATGTGCGCGAAATGCTGGCGCGTTATGGCGAGACGCCGGGTCCGATAAGCGAGGCGGCAGCCTGGTTTGAATCGGATGTCATGGCCGCCGTTCGCCAGCAGCCCTGGGGCAGTGCACTGTGA
- a CDS encoding LPS-assembly protein LptD, whose amino-acid sequence MIDSPTGPPTPKSPISLAVLLVTLGLSANSSAQDNSGWVCEANAEGVLSECRLDPQASPARLDWVHRRQVPAEQIDEQCLRCDGSYIDPLGHLDRSESPELSDIHASAGSTAIQGNTITLSDRVEVRQGYRHLSADSATLDRTENEAQLQGNIELREPGLLLRGQSAWFDSDTGEAKLRYSEYVLHQQRLQGMAQEVDRDSEGILHIHGGQLSFCPPGEEDWLIRADELELDTEEGLGVARGARIDVAGVPVFYSPWVQFPIDDRRRTGLLWPDIGSDTKGGLDVSVPVYFNLAPDYDLLYSPRYIQERGVNHEAKARYLSPVVGSWTVGGAWMNDDKRYEDEQPEERNHDRWLGVVKHNGLFNQRWRSRVDYSRASDVDYMKDLETSSLDAKRRTALLQLGSLDYLGDKWMANLEVQQFQSLADDINNDYKKLPQITGRYRPSGEPFKIDPILLAQYSSFDTDDERVTGNRLYTEAGASYPMQWQYGFLNSSAKYRYLHYDLNEHPDFEENNPTSGAATATIDGGLFFDRSTNIAGRGLLQTLEPRVYYLYSEYDDQTDQPDFDSAELTFSYNQLFRGTRFSGRDRIDDANQLSLGLTTRFIDDTDGREEFSASIGQIFYFRDREVRLDPRDEPLKTGGSEVAGELTFYPNERLSLRTSLVYDPYTDSMNSGSFQTTYDPGDGSLYNVGYSYRRPLTTTSNTTPTEQAHFSFYLPAGRNWRVFAGINYSVEAHTSVEDMFGVEYDSCCWMVRLLHLRYYDTDSGQRTTDFDDPTLTREHSTQFQIVLKGMGGFGSRANSIMKDMIRGFNDSEY is encoded by the coding sequence ATGATCGACAGCCCCACTGGGCCCCCGACACCCAAAAGCCCTATCAGCCTGGCTGTGCTGCTCGTAACACTCGGACTGAGTGCAAACTCCAGCGCACAGGATAACAGCGGCTGGGTCTGCGAAGCCAATGCCGAGGGCGTGCTAAGCGAATGTCGACTCGACCCGCAGGCGAGCCCCGCGCGGCTTGACTGGGTGCACCGGCGCCAGGTGCCCGCTGAACAGATCGACGAGCAATGCCTGCGTTGTGACGGCAGCTATATAGACCCACTGGGGCACCTCGATCGCAGCGAATCACCGGAACTTTCAGACATTCATGCCTCTGCCGGCAGCACCGCCATTCAGGGCAATACCATTACCCTCTCGGACCGGGTTGAGGTCCGCCAGGGCTATCGCCACCTGAGCGCCGACAGCGCCACGCTCGACCGGACCGAGAACGAAGCGCAATTACAAGGCAATATCGAGCTGCGCGAACCCGGCCTGCTGCTGCGCGGCCAGAGTGCCTGGTTCGATTCCGATACAGGTGAGGCCAAACTCCGCTACAGCGAATACGTGCTACACCAACAGCGCCTGCAGGGCATGGCCCAGGAGGTCGACCGGGACAGCGAGGGCATTTTGCATATTCACGGTGGACAGCTGTCTTTCTGTCCTCCCGGCGAGGAAGACTGGCTGATTCGCGCCGACGAGTTGGAACTGGATACCGAGGAGGGTCTGGGCGTCGCCCGTGGTGCCCGCATCGACGTCGCGGGTGTGCCCGTGTTTTACAGCCCCTGGGTGCAGTTCCCGATCGATGACCGACGCCGCACCGGCCTGCTGTGGCCCGACATTGGCAGCGACACCAAGGGTGGCTTGGACGTCTCGGTACCGGTGTACTTTAACCTCGCCCCCGATTACGACCTGCTCTATTCCCCGCGCTATATCCAGGAGCGCGGCGTCAACCACGAGGCCAAGGCCCGCTACCTCAGCCCGGTTGTCGGCAGCTGGACCGTGGGTGGCGCGTGGATGAACGACGACAAGCGCTATGAAGATGAACAGCCAGAGGAGCGCAACCACGACCGCTGGCTCGGCGTGGTGAAACACAACGGCCTGTTCAACCAGCGCTGGCGCTCACGCGTGGACTACAGCCGCGCCAGTGACGTCGACTATATGAAGGACCTGGAAACCTCCAGCCTCGACGCCAAGCGCCGCACCGCCCTGCTCCAGTTGGGCTCGCTCGACTACCTGGGTGACAAATGGATGGCCAACCTGGAAGTGCAGCAGTTCCAGAGCCTGGCGGACGACATTAACAACGACTACAAGAAGCTGCCACAGATCACCGGCCGCTACAGGCCTTCCGGCGAGCCCTTCAAAATTGACCCGATTCTGCTGGCACAGTACTCCAGCTTTGACACCGATGATGAGCGCGTAACCGGTAACCGACTCTACACCGAGGCCGGCGCGTCATATCCCATGCAATGGCAATACGGCTTCCTGAACTCCAGCGCCAAATACCGCTATCTGCACTACGACCTCAATGAACACCCGGACTTCGAGGAAAATAACCCCACCTCGGGCGCTGCCACCGCAACCATCGACGGCGGCCTGTTCTTCGATCGCAGCACCAACATCGCCGGCCGGGGCCTGCTACAGACTCTGGAGCCGCGGGTTTACTACCTGTACAGCGAGTATGACGACCAGACGGACCAGCCCGACTTCGACAGCGCCGAGCTCACCTTCAGCTACAACCAGCTGTTCCGGGGCACGCGCTTTTCAGGCCGCGACCGGATCGACGACGCCAACCAGCTGTCGCTGGGCCTGACCACCCGCTTTATTGACGACACCGATGGCCGCGAGGAATTCAGCGCCAGTATTGGCCAGATTTTCTATTTCCGCGATCGCGAGGTGCGACTAGACCCTCGCGACGAACCCCTGAAGACCGGCGGCTCCGAGGTGGCGGGCGAACTGACGTTCTACCCCAACGAGCGCCTGAGCCTGCGCACCAGCCTGGTGTACGACCCCTATACCGATTCGATGAATTCCGGCAGCTTCCAGACAACCTACGACCCGGGCGATGGCAGCCTGTACAACGTCGGCTACTCCTATCGTCGCCCGCTGACGACCACGTCCAACACCACACCCACCGAGCAGGCCCACTTCTCTTTCTACCTGCCGGCAGGCCGTAACTGGCGGGTATTTGCAGGAATTAACTATTCGGTGGAAGCCCACACCAGCGTGGAAGATATGTTCGGAGTGGAATATGATAGCTGCTGCTGGATGGTGCGCCTGCTGCACCTGCGCTACTACGATACCGACTCCGGCCAGAGAACGACCGATTTCGACGACCCGACGCTCACGCGGGAACATTCCACCCAATTCCAGATCGTACTCAAGGGCATGGGCGGCTTTGGCAGCCGGGCAAATAGCATCATGAAAGATATGATTCGAGGTTTTAACGACAGTGAATATTAA